The following are from one region of the Corylus avellana chromosome ca1, CavTom2PMs-1.0 genome:
- the LOC132183558 gene encoding zinc finger CCCH domain-containing protein 30-like isoform X2 — MCSGPEQSKSSSTPAASTVETTSNNKDMNNLTVQTEDSFSSLLDLAANNDVEGFKQTIVRVASSIDEVGLWYVRQKGSKQIVLEHRTPLMVAATYGSVDVLKFILMHPETDVNFSCGQDNTTALHCAASGGSLNAIDVVKLLLLVGADPDRRDANGLRPIDVVVVPPKSQSLRAALEGLLSINVSDGTVGERHLRLSISSSGSDSSTLSSSPEDGLPSSPLELVSSPMYSKFNDLPVNPASEKKEYPVDPSLPDIKNSIYATDEFRMFSFKVRPCSRAYSHDWTECPFVHPGENARRRDPRKYHYSCVPCPDFRKGACRRGDMCEYAHGVFECWLHPAQYRTRLCKDGTSCNRRVCFFAHTTEELRPLYVSTGSAVPSPRSSASHGVMDMASAMSLFPGSPSSMSAMPPSPFAQPMSPSANNGISHSSVPWPQPNVPALNLPGNNLQSSRLRSSLCARDIRPEDLNLLSDFDAQQQLLNDLTCFSQSRTNTVSMNRSARSKTLTPSNLEELFSAEISSSPRYSDAAVSAVFSPTHKSAVLNQFQQQQSMLSPINTNVFSPKNVEHPLLQASFGVPSPGRMSPRSVEPISPMGSRLSAFAQREKQHQQLRSLSSRDLATNSPASIVGSPVNSWVKWGSPNGKFDSLVNGDEVGRLRRSSSFELANNGEEPDLSWVQSLVKDSPTEMKEKLPVPVSGAAASGEGLNSNSQIESIDHSVLGAWLEQMQLDQLVV; from the coding sequence ATGTGCAGTGGTCCAGAGCAATCTAAATCATCATCAACTCCGGCTGCATCTACTGTAGAAACCACATCTAACAACAAAGACATGAATAACCTAACTGTTCAGACTGAAGATTCTTTTTCCAGCTTACTTGATCTTGCTGCTAACAATGATGTTGAAGGTTTTAAGCAAACCATCGTGAGGGTTGCTTCTTCAATTGATGAGGTTGGACTCTGGTATGTCCGTCAGAAAGGCTCAAAACAAATTGTTCTCGAGCATAGAACTCCATTAATGGTTGCTGCAACCTATGGCAGTGTTGATGTTCTTAAATTTATACTCATGCATCCTGAAACTGATGTAAATTTCTCATGTGGACAAGATAATACCACTGCTCTTCACTGTGCTGCTTCTGGGGGATCTCTTAATGCAATTGATGTTGTTAAGCTGCTTTTGTTAGTGGGTGCTGATCCAGATCGTAGAGATGCTAATGGTCTTCGCCCTattgatgttgttgttgttcctCCAAAGTCTCAAAGCTTGAGAGCTGCGCTGGAAGGGCTTCTCTCCATCAATGTTTCTGATGGCACTGTTGGTGAGCGTCATCTACGGCTATCCATCAGTTCCTCAGGTTCTGACTCATCAACCCTTTCATCGTCACCTGAAGATGGATTGCCTTCTTCTCCTTTGGAGTTGGTATCTTCTCCAATGTATTCAAAGTTTAATGATTTACCTGTTAATCCTGCATCGGAGAAGAAAGAATACCCTGTTGATCCGTCGCTACCTGACATTAAGAACAGTATCTATGCAACGGATGAGTTCCGCATGTTCTCATTCAAGGTTCGTCCTTGTTCACGAGCCTACTCCCATGATTGGACTGAGTGCCCTTTTGTGCACCCTGGAGAAAATGCTCGTAGAAGAGACCCAAGGAAGTACCATTACAGTTGTGTGCCTTGCCCTGATTTCCGAAAGGGGGCTTGTAGGCGTGGAGATATGTGTGAATATGCTCATGGAGTTTTTGAGTGCTGGCTCCACCCAGCTCAATACCGGACTCGGCTTTGCAAGGATGGTACAAGCTGCAATAGGCGGGTCTGCTTTTTTGCACACACTACTGAGGAGCTCCGTCCCTTGTATGTATCAACTGGATCTGCCGTCCCATCACCCCGCTCATCTGCCTCTCACGGTGTTATGGACATGGCTTCTGCTATGAGCCTTTTTCCTGGATCTCCTTCATCAATGTCTGCCATGCCTCCTTCTCCATTTGCTCAACCCATGTCTCCATCTGCAAATAATGGCATTTCACACTCATCTGTTCCATGGCCGCAGCCAAATGTACCAGCCCTTAATCTTCCTGGAAACAACCTTCAATCCAGTCGCTTGAGATCTTCGCTTTGTGCCCGAGACATCCGACCTGAGGATTTAAATTTGTTATCCGATTTTGATGCCCAACAACAGCTTCTAAATGACTTGACTTGTTTTTCGCAGTCCCGGACCAATACTGTCTCTATGAATCGTTCTGCTCGGTCTAAGACACTAACACCTTCTAACCTGGAAGAGCTATTTTCTGCTGAGATCTCTTCGTCTCCCCGATATTCTGATGCAGCTGTTTCTGCTGTTTTCTCCCCTACACACAAATCTGCTGTTCTCAACCAATTCCAACAGCAGCAGAGCATGCTATCACCCATCAACACTAATGTTTTCTCCCCAAAAAATGTCGAGCACCCTTTATTGCAAGCTTCATTTGGTGTGCCATCCCCAGGAAGGATGTCACCAAGAAGTGTGGAACCCATCTCCCCAATGGGCTCTCGACTCTCTGCATTTGCTCAGCGTGAGAAACAGCACCAACAGCTGCGCAGCCTCAGCTCCCGGGATCTTGCAACCAACAGCCCAGCCTCCATTGTTGGGTCTCCTGTAAATTCTTGGGTGAAATGGGGATCCCCAAATGGAAAATTTGATTCGTTGGTTAATGGAGATGAAGTGGGGCGACTGCGAAGATCATCATCGTTTGAGCTTGCTAACAATGGGGAGGAGCCTGACTTGTCATGGGTCCAATCTCTAGTTAAGGATTCACCCACTGAGATGAAAGAAAAGTTGCCAGTTCCAGTCTCAGGGGCTGCAGCATCCGGTGAAGGTTTGAATTCTAATTCTCAAATTGAATCCATTGATCATTCTGTTTTAGGAGCTTGGCTTGAGCAGATGCAGCTTGATCAGCTCGTAGTTTAG
- the LOC132183558 gene encoding zinc finger CCCH domain-containing protein 30-like isoform X3 — translation MPLDLWLIFDSDTDTRGPEQSKSSSTPAASTVETTSNNKDMNNLTVQTEDSFSSLLDLAANNDVEGFKQTIVRVASSIDEVGLWYVRQKGSKQIVLEHRTPLMVAATYGSVDVLKFILMHPETDVNFSCGQDNTTALHCAASGGSLNAIDVVKLLLLVGADPDRRDANGLRPIDVVVVPPKSQSLRAALEGLLSINVSDGTVGERHLRLSISSSGSDSSTLSSSPEDGLPSSPLELVSSPMYSKFNDLPVNPASEKKEYPVDPSLPDIKNSIYATDEFRMFSFKVRPCSRAYSHDWTECPFVHPGENARRRDPRKYHYSCVPCPDFRKGACRRGDMCEYAHGVFECWLHPAQYRTRLCKDGTSCNRRVCFFAHTTEELRPLYVSTGSAVPSPRSSASHGVMDMASAMSLFPGSPSSMSAMPPSPFAQPMSPSANNGISHSSVPWPQPNVPALNLPGNNLQSSRLRSSLCARDIRPEDLNLLSDFDAQQQLLNDLTCFSQSRTNTVSMNRSARSKTLTPSNLEELFSAEISSSPRYSDAAVSAVFSPTHKSAVLNQFQQQQSMLSPINTNVFSPKNVEHPLLQASFGVPSPGRMSPRSVEPISPMGSRLSAFAQREKQHQQLRSLSSRDLATNSPASIVGSPVNSWVKWGSPNGKFDSLVNGDEVGRLRRSSSFELANNGEEPDLSWVQSLVKDSPTEMKEKLPVPVSGAAASGEEV, via the exons TGGTCCAGAGCAATCTAAATCATCATCAACTCCGGCTGCATCTACTGTAGAAACCACATCTAACAACAAAGACATGAATAACCTAACTGTTCAGACTGAAGATTCTTTTTCCAGCTTACTTGATCTTGCTGCTAACAATGATGTTGAAGGTTTTAAGCAAACCATCGTGAGGGTTGCTTCTTCAATTGATGAGGTTGGACTCTGGTATGTCCGTCAGAAAGGCTCAAAACAAATTGTTCTCGAGCATAGAACTCCATTAATGGTTGCTGCAACCTATGGCAGTGTTGATGTTCTTAAATTTATACTCATGCATCCTGAAACTGATGTAAATTTCTCATGTGGACAAGATAATACCACTGCTCTTCACTGTGCTGCTTCTGGGGGATCTCTTAATGCAATTGATGTTGTTAAGCTGCTTTTGTTAGTGGGTGCTGATCCAGATCGTAGAGATGCTAATGGTCTTCGCCCTattgatgttgttgttgttcctCCAAAGTCTCAAAGCTTGAGAGCTGCGCTGGAAGGGCTTCTCTCCATCAATGTTTCTGATGGCACTGTTGGTGAGCGTCATCTACGGCTATCCATCAGTTCCTCAGGTTCTGACTCATCAACCCTTTCATCGTCACCTGAAGATGGATTGCCTTCTTCTCCTTTGGAGTTGGTATCTTCTCCAATGTATTCAAAGTTTAATGATTTACCTGTTAATCCTGCATCGGAGAAGAAAGAATACCCTGTTGATCCGTCGCTACCTGACATTAAGAACAGTATCTATGCAACGGATGAGTTCCGCATGTTCTCATTCAAGGTTCGTCCTTGTTCACGAGCCTACTCCCATGATTGGACTGAGTGCCCTTTTGTGCACCCTGGAGAAAATGCTCGTAGAAGAGACCCAAGGAAGTACCATTACAGTTGTGTGCCTTGCCCTGATTTCCGAAAGGGGGCTTGTAGGCGTGGAGATATGTGTGAATATGCTCATGGAGTTTTTGAGTGCTGGCTCCACCCAGCTCAATACCGGACTCGGCTTTGCAAGGATGGTACAAGCTGCAATAGGCGGGTCTGCTTTTTTGCACACACTACTGAGGAGCTCCGTCCCTTGTATGTATCAACTGGATCTGCCGTCCCATCACCCCGCTCATCTGCCTCTCACGGTGTTATGGACATGGCTTCTGCTATGAGCCTTTTTCCTGGATCTCCTTCATCAATGTCTGCCATGCCTCCTTCTCCATTTGCTCAACCCATGTCTCCATCTGCAAATAATGGCATTTCACACTCATCTGTTCCATGGCCGCAGCCAAATGTACCAGCCCTTAATCTTCCTGGAAACAACCTTCAATCCAGTCGCTTGAGATCTTCGCTTTGTGCCCGAGACATCCGACCTGAGGATTTAAATTTGTTATCCGATTTTGATGCCCAACAACAGCTTCTAAATGACTTGACTTGTTTTTCGCAGTCCCGGACCAATACTGTCTCTATGAATCGTTCTGCTCGGTCTAAGACACTAACACCTTCTAACCTGGAAGAGCTATTTTCTGCTGAGATCTCTTCGTCTCCCCGATATTCTGATGCAGCTGTTTCTGCTGTTTTCTCCCCTACACACAAATCTGCTGTTCTCAACCAATTCCAACAGCAGCAGAGCATGCTATCACCCATCAACACTAATGTTTTCTCCCCAAAAAATGTCGAGCACCCTTTATTGCAAGCTTCATTTGGTGTGCCATCCCCAGGAAGGATGTCACCAAGAAGTGTGGAACCCATCTCCCCAATGGGCTCTCGACTCTCTGCATTTGCTCAGCGTGAGAAACAGCACCAACAGCTGCGCAGCCTCAGCTCCCGGGATCTTGCAACCAACAGCCCAGCCTCCATTGTTGGGTCTCCTGTAAATTCTTGGGTGAAATGGGGATCCCCAAATGGAAAATTTGATTCGTTGGTTAATGGAGATGAAGTGGGGCGACTGCGAAGATCATCATCGTTTGAGCTTGCTAACAATGGGGAGGAGCCTGACTTGTCATGGGTCCAATCTCTAGTTAAGGATTCACCCACTGAGATGAAAGAAAAGTTGCCAGTTCCAGTCTCAGGGGCTGCAGCATCCGGTGAAG AAGTCTGA
- the LOC132183558 gene encoding zinc finger CCCH domain-containing protein 30-like isoform X1, with translation MPLDLWLIFDSDTDTRGPEQSKSSSTPAASTVETTSNNKDMNNLTVQTEDSFSSLLDLAANNDVEGFKQTIVRVASSIDEVGLWYVRQKGSKQIVLEHRTPLMVAATYGSVDVLKFILMHPETDVNFSCGQDNTTALHCAASGGSLNAIDVVKLLLLVGADPDRRDANGLRPIDVVVVPPKSQSLRAALEGLLSINVSDGTVGERHLRLSISSSGSDSSTLSSSPEDGLPSSPLELVSSPMYSKFNDLPVNPASEKKEYPVDPSLPDIKNSIYATDEFRMFSFKVRPCSRAYSHDWTECPFVHPGENARRRDPRKYHYSCVPCPDFRKGACRRGDMCEYAHGVFECWLHPAQYRTRLCKDGTSCNRRVCFFAHTTEELRPLYVSTGSAVPSPRSSASHGVMDMASAMSLFPGSPSSMSAMPPSPFAQPMSPSANNGISHSSVPWPQPNVPALNLPGNNLQSSRLRSSLCARDIRPEDLNLLSDFDAQQQLLNDLTCFSQSRTNTVSMNRSARSKTLTPSNLEELFSAEISSSPRYSDAAVSAVFSPTHKSAVLNQFQQQQSMLSPINTNVFSPKNVEHPLLQASFGVPSPGRMSPRSVEPISPMGSRLSAFAQREKQHQQLRSLSSRDLATNSPASIVGSPVNSWVKWGSPNGKFDSLVNGDEVGRLRRSSSFELANNGEEPDLSWVQSLVKDSPTEMKEKLPVPVSGAAASGEGLNSNSQIESIDHSVLGAWLEQMQLDQLVV, from the coding sequence TGGTCCAGAGCAATCTAAATCATCATCAACTCCGGCTGCATCTACTGTAGAAACCACATCTAACAACAAAGACATGAATAACCTAACTGTTCAGACTGAAGATTCTTTTTCCAGCTTACTTGATCTTGCTGCTAACAATGATGTTGAAGGTTTTAAGCAAACCATCGTGAGGGTTGCTTCTTCAATTGATGAGGTTGGACTCTGGTATGTCCGTCAGAAAGGCTCAAAACAAATTGTTCTCGAGCATAGAACTCCATTAATGGTTGCTGCAACCTATGGCAGTGTTGATGTTCTTAAATTTATACTCATGCATCCTGAAACTGATGTAAATTTCTCATGTGGACAAGATAATACCACTGCTCTTCACTGTGCTGCTTCTGGGGGATCTCTTAATGCAATTGATGTTGTTAAGCTGCTTTTGTTAGTGGGTGCTGATCCAGATCGTAGAGATGCTAATGGTCTTCGCCCTattgatgttgttgttgttcctCCAAAGTCTCAAAGCTTGAGAGCTGCGCTGGAAGGGCTTCTCTCCATCAATGTTTCTGATGGCACTGTTGGTGAGCGTCATCTACGGCTATCCATCAGTTCCTCAGGTTCTGACTCATCAACCCTTTCATCGTCACCTGAAGATGGATTGCCTTCTTCTCCTTTGGAGTTGGTATCTTCTCCAATGTATTCAAAGTTTAATGATTTACCTGTTAATCCTGCATCGGAGAAGAAAGAATACCCTGTTGATCCGTCGCTACCTGACATTAAGAACAGTATCTATGCAACGGATGAGTTCCGCATGTTCTCATTCAAGGTTCGTCCTTGTTCACGAGCCTACTCCCATGATTGGACTGAGTGCCCTTTTGTGCACCCTGGAGAAAATGCTCGTAGAAGAGACCCAAGGAAGTACCATTACAGTTGTGTGCCTTGCCCTGATTTCCGAAAGGGGGCTTGTAGGCGTGGAGATATGTGTGAATATGCTCATGGAGTTTTTGAGTGCTGGCTCCACCCAGCTCAATACCGGACTCGGCTTTGCAAGGATGGTACAAGCTGCAATAGGCGGGTCTGCTTTTTTGCACACACTACTGAGGAGCTCCGTCCCTTGTATGTATCAACTGGATCTGCCGTCCCATCACCCCGCTCATCTGCCTCTCACGGTGTTATGGACATGGCTTCTGCTATGAGCCTTTTTCCTGGATCTCCTTCATCAATGTCTGCCATGCCTCCTTCTCCATTTGCTCAACCCATGTCTCCATCTGCAAATAATGGCATTTCACACTCATCTGTTCCATGGCCGCAGCCAAATGTACCAGCCCTTAATCTTCCTGGAAACAACCTTCAATCCAGTCGCTTGAGATCTTCGCTTTGTGCCCGAGACATCCGACCTGAGGATTTAAATTTGTTATCCGATTTTGATGCCCAACAACAGCTTCTAAATGACTTGACTTGTTTTTCGCAGTCCCGGACCAATACTGTCTCTATGAATCGTTCTGCTCGGTCTAAGACACTAACACCTTCTAACCTGGAAGAGCTATTTTCTGCTGAGATCTCTTCGTCTCCCCGATATTCTGATGCAGCTGTTTCTGCTGTTTTCTCCCCTACACACAAATCTGCTGTTCTCAACCAATTCCAACAGCAGCAGAGCATGCTATCACCCATCAACACTAATGTTTTCTCCCCAAAAAATGTCGAGCACCCTTTATTGCAAGCTTCATTTGGTGTGCCATCCCCAGGAAGGATGTCACCAAGAAGTGTGGAACCCATCTCCCCAATGGGCTCTCGACTCTCTGCATTTGCTCAGCGTGAGAAACAGCACCAACAGCTGCGCAGCCTCAGCTCCCGGGATCTTGCAACCAACAGCCCAGCCTCCATTGTTGGGTCTCCTGTAAATTCTTGGGTGAAATGGGGATCCCCAAATGGAAAATTTGATTCGTTGGTTAATGGAGATGAAGTGGGGCGACTGCGAAGATCATCATCGTTTGAGCTTGCTAACAATGGGGAGGAGCCTGACTTGTCATGGGTCCAATCTCTAGTTAAGGATTCACCCACTGAGATGAAAGAAAAGTTGCCAGTTCCAGTCTCAGGGGCTGCAGCATCCGGTGAAGGTTTGAATTCTAATTCTCAAATTGAATCCATTGATCATTCTGTTTTAGGAGCTTGGCTTGAGCAGATGCAGCTTGATCAGCTCGTAGTTTAG